The following is a genomic window from Amaranthus tricolor cultivar Red isolate AtriRed21 chromosome 10, ASM2621246v1, whole genome shotgun sequence.
ttaagatgacttagaagatctctctatcttctctcaccgcgttcttccccttgaaaaacgtcttacaagttcccttaataaaagtactaatcccaatctcacaaaagagaaaacaaaatgagtactttaaaaagtattccaaaCGTTAGATATAGATGATAACTaaaaatctaactctttttaactctaaatcctattacaaatgtaagattTAGATGAACTACGTTTACAACACCTTTTGAATACTAGATCTCAAAGTAAATAGAAAGCTAATTTGTGAGTAGTGTTGCAATCCTTAATCCTTGAATGAATCTTCTTATATATATGTCACACCCAAAGTTGTTAAAGTCGGGATTTTATTTAGAATCGTTTACAGaggtagaatcgaatcgtagaACCGTACGATTctacaaataaacttaaatatattaaaatatatagtatcttatcattattatccatTTTTAAAgtgtaaatttataaattaaagtttctttgactttatttaagaatgtaacgaaaactttttttataattagtttaaatcttcataccgattaactaatttatttttttaaagttttcatGATGGaacatttgaaaattaaatatataagtgAAAGATggtatataagaaaaattaataataactaatactAAATTACTAGAATCGGATCGTTAAATCGTAccatcgtagaatcgtgttataaTTCTACCTctaaaaattttattccaactagaatcgtaagattctacaacTTTAAGATTCTACCTATGATTCAAATTGCTCACTTGTTTTTGGCTTGTAAAATCGTAGATCAGAATCGCGATTTTAACAGCAATGGTCACGCCTCAATGTAGTCTTGCAAACCAAGAAAACTTCATCATATTTTTCGCCAATCTAATCAATCTGAACCAGTCTTCCAAACCTTGAACCGCAAGTAAAACTGATGCTTCACTTAAGACTTGTTCAAACACGTTTTTGATACTATTTTTAGCTATTTCAACTCTTTGATGTGTTGCCACGTTAATACTCATACAAAgcatttaaaattcaataattcaaataataacaaCGGAAAAAGATAAGCCATATTAAGTTCCTAAATTTTAGCTTAATttgaattctttttcctatttttaggtgAGGTTAAATAATAACTCCACACTTATAGGATagcatataattattattaacttgTTTGCcaagaaaattatttattcaaatattcaagtaataAAACATGTAACAAcaaataattacttattaacacacgtttatatttaatttaaatataaccTTATCTTAATAAAGACAATTAACTTAAATCATtttatttcaaacttaattcaacatattttgaacttaaaatatttatcaattaaccactttatatctaatatgattttggacctatTTAAactactaaatataattacttatttatttgtttgatttaatatgtgttttgaatatcatcactataaaggagttgagtcttcaacATTCTTGTTACTTGAAACAACACACAAGAAATACAAGGGTTGAAAGACCATCTGCATAGAAAATTCACCAGAAAAGACTTAGTACATATACATTACTTCCTTGAAATGGAAGTGAGCTATACCCCAGCAAAAGTATAATTCTCACTCAACGTAAGTTCACTAAAAGATCTCTTGAAATCTAGTGGTAAAGATCATTTTAAGAAAGTGTGATTATTTTGCCTTTGAATTTGAAGCTATCTACCTTTGATGGCACATTGTTTGAAGATCTTAGTATGTATAGGAGTATTATAGGAAAACTTAATCTCCATACTAACACTAGATCTGACTTATCATACATTATTCGacaactactcttgtgagagaccgtctttcaggagacgacctcaaaatatGAAGGTAACATTCTTATTTCCTCTTTCAGTTATATTAATTGTGCTATTTCGCCCATTTAAATAATGCGTCTCtcagagagaccgtctctcacaacaatttgtgctATTCAAACCCTAAGCCAATTTATGTAACAACCAAGTCATCTCATTGGGAAGCATTGATGGATGTTCTTAACTATGTCAATGCTACTTGTGATCAAGGGATAGTCCTTAAAGGTGATGATAAGCTAGTTTTACAAGCCTTTTCAGATTCAAATTGGGGATCAGTAAAATGATAGTCTATGGCTATAAGCTTAGTATGATCATGCTTGACGAGATTATAGGCTATTTGCGTGGCTGACTTTTTGTCACAAAAAAAGGTGGCATGCTCAAGGTTTAAAACACCCAATTCATCCAGTAACCGAACAAGCCACGTAACCTCAGAGGTAACAGCATCCAAGGCTCGATATTCAGCTTCAGAGGAGGATTTGGATACAGTGGACTATTTGTTTGATTTCCAAATGATAGGGGAGTTGCCAAAGAGAAGAATGTAGCCGGTAATAGTCTTGTATAAAGCACCCCAGTTAGAATTGAGAAGTAAGCATGTAGAAGTAAGCCACATCAGTAATAGTGTGAAGAAGAGTAGGATTTTTCATGTATTGACTTAAAGATTAAACTGCAAAAGATATATTCGGGCGAGTGTAAGTGAGGAGATTGAGCTTGCCAGCCATGCTTCGATAATGGGATGGATTAGAATATAAAGGAGAATTGTTGGCTTGTAACTTGAGGTGAACAAGAAGAGGAGTGGAAACTTTCCTAGTAGGAGACAAGACTAGTAAAACAACTCAGTAGCAAATTTTCGTTGAGACAATATGATTCTAGTAGCACCATATGTTACTTCAtgccaagaaaaaaaaatgtaacttGCCAAGATCGTTGATACTGAAAACATTGTGTAATTGTGCCTTGAGCTTGCTTATACTTGCAAGATCATCAccagttaaaatataatcatcgACATACATAGTAGCAATAGTATTGGAGGTGGTAGTGCGTTTGATAAAAagataataatcatttttagacTGTGTAAAACCTTGGTAAAGTAGCTCAGTGGTTAACTTGGTGAATCATTGGAGAGAAGCTTGTTTAAGCCCTTGTAGAGATTTCTTTAATTtgaaaacaaggatcaacattAAGACCCTCAGGCGGTTTTATATACACCTCTTCCTGGAGATCACTTTGAAGGAAAGCGTTATTAACATCAAGCTGATATAAATACCAACGTCGATGATCAACAAGGCTAATAATGGTACGACTAGTAGTCATACGTATCACATGAGAAAATGTCTCATAGTCAACTCCATACTTTTGGCTATAGCCTTTGGTGACAAGCCTAGCTTTGTATCATTCAAGATAGCCATCAACCTTGAGATAAGGGttgttaattcattttgcatagaaTTCAAGAAGGGTCTTAAACAACATCTTTATAAGATTTAGGTTCAAAAAATAAAGGTTGAAGATCAGAATTTGAAGAAGGAATATTGCATCATCATTGTTGTAGGTTTAATGGAGTTTACTGGGGTCCGTTGCTACGTATAGGTTGAGAAGGAATAGATGATGATGTGGGGAATGATGGGTCAAAGTTAACATGAAGAGATGTATTAAGAGGTAACATGTTGAGTGGAGCATTAGGAGTAGGGGTATTAGGTAAGGTAGGTGAGGTAGATGTATGAAAAGAAGGGACATGTGAATATGTGTAAGTAGTGGGTAATTCACTAGAGATAGGAAGATAAAAGGTTAAAGAGGTGTAGTTTTCAAGGATTGCAAGTGATAAGGGAAcatatttttgttaaaacaacatctctagagatgtggattgtttttgtttttgaattgtAGACTTTGTAGGCTTTTTTGGCAAAAGGGTATCCAAGGAAGATACAAGGATCTActctaatttcaaatttttttcttccTTGCTTTAAGGTGGAGCCAAAGCATAAACAACCATAAGCTCTGAGATGTGTATTATTTGATTTGCTACCATAAAACTTTTCATAAGGTGAAAGATTGCCTAAAAAAGTTAGAGGCATTCGATTTATAAGATACGAAGCACATTGAACTGCTTCTCCCCAGAAAATAATTGGGAGATTAGACTAAAAAAAGAGCTCTAGTTGTTTCAATCAAATTCTTGTAATTGCATTCCACAACCCCAATTTGTTGTGGGTTTTGGACACAATCTCTTTGATAATTTATTCCTTTGGCAATAAATAATTGTAGCATAGAACCATCACATAACTCCATTGCATTATCAGTGCGCACATATTTCACATGAATGTTAAACTGATTTTCTTTATATGACAAGAAGTTGTTCATAATGGTGACACACTGATCTTGTCGTTTCAAAGGGTATAGCCAACAAGATCTTGTAAAATCATCTATAATGGAAAGAAATCCCAAAACCATTATTTGTAACATAAGGACCCCTAAGATCAAAAAGCAAAAGCTCAAAAGCATTCTTAGTTTTGATTGCACTATGAGGAAAATAATGCCTCTGTTGGCATGACATAGGACAAATAGTACAAAGTATAGAATCTTGAACATGTGAAAAACAAAAATCTGACTACATGCTTTTTAATCTAATAAAAGGAACATGACCATGTCTTCAGTGTAacaactttatttctttcatcaTGTCAAGAGTATTAGCATTACAGAATTAGCTTTTAGGTGTACTAGTAGCTGTATTGATTTCTTTAAAAAGTCTTTTGTCCAATGTGTAATATAATCCTTGCTTGAGATTACCAGATGTGAGTGAGTTCTCTTGTAATGGTTTTGGAACTAACaaccaaaaaatgaaaaaactagAGATATTGTTATCAGTACATAATTTATGTACTGATATTAAATTGAAAGGAATCTTCGGTACATACATAACATTTTTTAGAATGAGATTATCATTGAGACGAATGTCCCCAATCTTGGTGATTCTCAGTTTACTCCCGTAAGGAATAACCACTTCTCACATTTTGCTATCAACATTCTTCAAAATGATGATGGTCTGTTGGGCAACTATCAATTATCCAATTCTTAGAAATATATAAGGGAAAGGGTACCTGTAAGCTTATCAAAACTGATGATATTAGAGTCATTTTTAGGCATGTTTTCCTTGTTATCAGCCAACGTATCATTCTTGTTGAGAAGAACAAGAAGGTTGCTTAGTTACTCAGAAGTTAAACCAGTACCTCCAACATTGTTCCTTTTTTCCGAATCATCACCATGTACATTTGCGGCAAACTGATAAGTGcgattatttgcacttattcatGTTACTTTTATGCTCCTTATGTGATGTTTTAGTGAGTTTAGgtaatgttgataatattatttgatatttttgtctCACATGtttaatattgtattttaagtaattttgaaGTGAAAATTAGAGTTTTCATAGGTTTCGGGGGTGATAAGAGGGTGAAGGTTTGGTGAAATAGTCTAAGACCCCTAAGGAAGTGAAGAGATCGAGCCAAACAAGCCCCAAGGGAAAGAAACGAGTCGTAGCTAAGGTGTATCAAAAAGCCACGACCCATCGCTCAGTAACTAGAGTCCAGAACAAAATCGACGAGTCGTCCCCAAGATGCCACGACTCGTTGCATATCTACTGATCTAAACATATTAGTTCAGAGacaaagcgacgagtcgtccccAGGATGCCACGATTCGTCGCATATCCACTGATCTAAACATATGCCACGATTCATCACAAACTTTTTGAAGTCACTATCACAGGCAGAACAAAAGCGACGACTCTTCACCCCTATTGTCACGAGTCGTCGCCAACACATCAGGTGTTATTTGCGTGCAATTGAcggtttaatttttttggagccactataaatagtggtagttattttttattattagtcagttttttcttagttttagttttagttttctctctttttttgttTCTTCTGTGAGAGCCTTCATTGTTGAACTCCATTattacatttaatttaattgcaATTTACATTTATGTTCTTCTCAATTAGTAAGTGTTCttgttttattactttttttttgcattaaattattcatcattttcatGTGTAATATTTCAATTATggtttcattcgtcattaattgCATGTTCATCACCATGTCTAGTAAGTAGTTTTCTTCTCTAGGGTTAGGGtataaaccctaattcaaaGCATGGAATGATATTTTATCGACtaattgtgtgaaatttagGTCTATGATTATACCTATACTtaatgaatcttagtttaaatatctttattaacctttacaataaaatggaagtttgagattaggattaatttaggattgagatatatttaagttaaattcctattagTTTAGCGAATAAAACGAAAGTTTAAGGATTAACactagtaaggtcttaaaccgatattgatcaatagagcggaagcttgagattaattagatcacgtttaGTTATACTAAAGACTAAAtttcatacaattatgagagtaattgTCTCCTATGTTAGAATTAAGTGATTCCTGACGCCCTAgatttgtcatattattattatcttcgtATTAAACATAGtcttaactttaattattagttttatttgcattaatttagttttttctCACAATAGTGTTAGTTTATCAACCCATCTATTTGTTGATCTATGTCTGGTAGTCATAAATCGAACAAATTAGTTAACTCGCTTCCCTGAGTTCGACCTGTATtgctacacgtacaccgtgcgcttgcggtaatttaaaatttgcataTCAAAAACTTCCTTCCTTTAGAGTTTGATACCCGTGAATTTTTAAATAACACTTAATAGGATGTCCCTTTATCTTGCAATgattacaaaaataattgttGCTCTTCTTTCCTCCTCTATTGATTTGAGTAAAAGTTCTTTTGTAGCTAGTGTTGGTCTCATTGTTTCTGCTTTGATTGCATCAAAAGTTTGTAGGCAACTTAAATGGTAGGAAACTCATTCATCATCAGAATATCAGTATGAGCTTGATGATATTGATTATCAAGCCTCATTAAGAAGTGTATAAGTCGTTGGTCCTGTTGGCTTTTTAGGAAGTGTTTAGTTAATCCATAAGAAGATCCCAAACAAGTAAGTAGAGGATCAAGATGATCTATCTCATCCCAAAGAGATTACTCTAGTAAAATAGTCAGCAACAGTCATGAAAGAACTTTGGTTAAGTTTTGCAAGCTCTTCTGGTAGAGTGTATAATTGAGCAGATGAAGATTTGCCAAATCTTTCTTTCAAATCATGCTATATTTCTTGAGCATTACTGTAGTACATTATGCTATTGGCTACAATTCTCTCTAGAGAAAAAATAATCCACCTAATCACCATGTTATTACATCTTTCCCAACACTTAGAATCTACCGAATCAGAAGGAGGTTTAGGACCTGAACCATCAACGATTAGCTTGTTTTTAGTAGTTCAACCAATTATCATGGACCTCTTCCAATCCGCATATCCCGAACCATCAAAAGGTGTTGACACAAGTTTCAATCCAGCATGATTAGAAGGATGCTAGTAGTATATACTAGTAGGGTTTTGAGTTGGATCCAAATCAATAATGGATATTTTGGTTTTGTACCAAAGTAAATAGAAAGATAGCAAGataatgtcaaagaaagaaattAGAGTGTGAGGAGTCTTGCTCTGATGCCATGTTAAAATGGTGGAAAGGTTTAAAGAATTAGGTAGCCATGGAAGCCAAATGAAAATACATAAGGTTTTGTTTGTATGTTCTTTGTATTATTTCTGTAAAAGAATGAATTGAATAAAAGAAAGTACAATGGGCCTTATATATAGtactaaattttaaaagttgttACTGCATAACAAACTAAATAAGAGAATAGGAAATAATGTGTACAGTGCCCTTTATTGCTTAATAGATAAATGCTTTTACTATGCTATGTAATTGATTAATAGGGACCACTATTATCAATTGCTTGGTCAATATTATTTTGTGGCATCATATGCTCAACAAAGTCAAGAAAAAATTATCACAATTTTgctcgttgttactaacaattgatttttttttgtcttttataacCTATGATATTGCCTtccttttgttcgttgttactaataatgaacaaaatcgtggtaattttttttgacttttaacatatttttctcttgttcgttgttaataacTATGAACAAGCCTTGCCATTACACTTTGAACATGAAAatacttattttggaaattaatattacctaaagttgagattttgttttaaaaaaaaaattagtttatttaaattttccaaTTGATGCAACAAACTGCTTGGTTCATGCATACATGTTGGATCTGTTATATTGGCCCCATTATTCTTGTTTGAAATTGTCTAAAATGTGCTCATATATgctcaatatataaattatgataatataaacttcttattttaaaatcgtcTTATTgtagacggtctctcacaaaaatagttgattttcaatttggaggtttttttgttgttttcagTGACTATAGTTGAGACCAAGATCAATTCTAACCTTAAACAAGTAAATTTAAACTTAAAGTATATAACTTTAAATGGATCAATTATGAccttttaaagtgatcaattttgacctaaaagTAATCTATTCTAATGTAAAAGAGATCAATTTCAAATATATAACCTTAAATAGATCATTTATGAcatttttaaagtgatcaacatataaagtgatcaattttgactttaTAGTGATAAGTTATATATAAAGTAACCAATTATAATATTAGAACCGATGATTATAACCTTGAAGggattaattatgattttaaagttgttaattttgaccttaaggtaataaattttaatgatcagttataacttttaaagacattaattttgaccttaaatgtATCATTTATGacctttaattaattaatttaatgctCTATTGTAGTTTTTAAAAATCGACATTGGGCATATTGGGATGCTCTTGTATGAGTGATCTCACCATAAAACTATCTCTCGCAagaattataattcaaaatggGTTATACCTATGTATTTGGTATCATTATGAGACAATCTTACATTCTAATAGAAAAATAGGAACattaaataatgataacaaCACACTAACTATGTTAAAGGTCAAAAACCCTATGCAATATTAGCAAAGTTGGCTAATCTTGgatgtttgatatatttaagAAAACTTGCTTTGAATCATTCAAACTGAATGGTCCGATCTCTTTGCAACTTTCgtacaataattttaacttttaattcatAATTATTCCAATTTATGTGAGTTTTTACCGAGAGTGCATCCACATGACTTACAAGTTATAACCTATGCAACTAGTCATTTAGATAAGAAACaaagttttaataatttttttttttgaaaaaattgatcCCCACCCCGTCCCTCCCCAACAACCACCTACCCACTCCCCCTCACTAGGGGAACTTTCCTACCCTTCCCCGTCCCGAGACCCGACGATACCCACCTTTCCGACCCCTTATCCTCAAACAACTCACCCATTTATTCCCAGTTTTTTCAACCCCTATGATTGAAATTGAAACATACACTCCTCCAAATGTAATGTCTTCAGACTTCATATTCTTGAGTTTCTCTATTCATTGCGGTGACTTTGGCCCAAATTCATGTGCGAAAATTGCGCAACCTTCAAGGTCTGAGATTAAtgattagtattaatttttaaattttagtatttttttttatttttatttttattttttctttttctttatgatAATTATCCTATAAACACATTACCATTTGGTCGTCAACATTCTTGGGTAAATAACTCAATAGTTTGATTTATTTAGTGTTAATCAAATTTGAGATCATAGTACAAAAATTACATTACTTTGAATTATTCTGAACAATTTTtccaatatataaaaaaaaattgtataattaatttatgtttAACACTCTGATACAGATCAAGCTAATAGATATGCTTTTAGGCTTTTAATATAGAGAgttttaattagtgatggtatcCAGAAAGCTTTAAACTAGATTAATACTTAATAGAATGTGTTAAGAGTAAATAAGATATGATGAAGTCTCAATTATCATCTTaatcttaaacttttggttgaactGTTTACTTGACAGAATGAAAGGAAATAACATAGTGTGATTTCAAGTTCTATTTGGACTTCCTGGGAAAAAAAGGGATGGAACTATGAAGCTGCATTGATAAAATTCGTTTGCTTCGACAGCTCGACTGAACTTTGAATTCCGTTTTTCATATGCTTTTGGTTCCTAGTTTTCAGACGCGGATTGAACTCCTGTGCTTATACCTACAAGAAAGCATGTGTACTTGAGAAATGCAGCAGAATACAGTATTTCTTGAAGCTGCACTAATTAGTTTACCTGTAAATTTAAGTTGTAGTGATATCTTTGTTTGTCTGTCTTCAAATTCTAGCTCTTCAAACCATTTTTCTTCTGCTTTAATCTGAATCAGTTTCTGCAAGCTGTTGTTCCCTAGGGGAAGCTCGAGAAATGGACACGATAGCACTATAAGCTGTTGCATATTAGGAAAGTCTAGAAAAAACTTAGGTTGAGTAACACATCTGATGTTCTTCATATGCTTTAGTTTTAATGTCTGCAGCTGAGGGAATAAATCATCGGCGTGTAAATTCCTTAACATTAACTCTGTGTCGGTTAAAGTCTGTCGTTTTGACTGTGTTTCCAATTGAATCTCATGAGCTTCATTTGCACTGATTATTGCTTCCATAACATCACAATGTGATAACTCTAAGTATTGCAAGTGATTAAGAATTTTCGCGACAGATAAAGGGAATAGAATCTTGATCTGaatacaattttcaatttttatatacTTCAACGTTTGGAAGCCTGTAGATGGCGCAACGCCTCTCCATAAAGAAGTTAAATTAGGTGCATCGTGGATATGTAAGTTTGTGAGTCTAGGAAGCACATTCTTTGGGGAATGATCATCGAAAGAGAGAAAGACCGTGTCCAAATTGTGGCACGAGCATATTTGGAGCTCTTGCAAAGCTTGAAATCTGTCTAAAAGTGCTGTCGAAAAACAGATGTCAGTATGACATTGTTGAAAATGGAGGCTCTTGAGCGACTGCAAACAATCAATCGGGAATTCTTCAAGACATGACCGATCTTTCCAGCTCGCTATAGACAAGTGCTCGGCTGTGTTTAGGAAGCTCTTCAGCCAGTTCTTGAAAGGGTTGCATACTCCAAACAAACCTGGTATATTTAAGCACATGCTTGTGGGATAAGTAGTTGGGGAGTGTAATCTTTCGCCTATGTGTATGTAAAACTTCTTCAGTCTTGATTGTCGATGGATAATCTCTTCGGTTAGACAACCATGATAGCCGATATCAATATGTAGGATATTTAATCGCTCCAGAGAAAGAACCTCCGTTAGAGTAGCTTTACGGCTGCTATTTGATTTCTCTAGCTTCCAATCATTGTAGCTTCCTCCCATATACAGCTCCTCCAAATGCGAGAGGCTTGAAAACACCTTGGACGGTATTTCACCAACTTGGGAGTCAGTCAAATCAAGTAAACGAAGATTAGTTAATCTCCGAATCTCTTCTGGGAACCTGGAAAATGAAGACTTCCTCATGCTAAGAATTTCGATCGAAGTCAGATCCCCAAGTACAGATCCGTCTTTAAGATTATTATCATCCAAACACAGAGTCCTTAAGTTTGTGAGCGAAGATAGTGAGGACGGTAATTTTTCTAGGCATGGTATATTACTGAGATCAAGTACTTGGAGTGCTTTCATCCCTGCAAAGAACTCATCTGAGATACTCTTCAATGACGGGTTATTTTGCAGCAACAATAGTATGAGCTCTGGGTATTCTCCTGCTCCTTCGAACATACTAAAGTCGTTATTTGTCAACGACATTCTCATAACATACTGCAACTTTAAGTTGCTTGGCCACTCCTTTAATCCCGAGCTTGCCTTTACCATGAAACTATAATCGTTACTGGTAGCTATCAATATGGCCAAGTCACGGAACACATCATGCATTTTTACACACTCCCTATTAGTACTACTTAGCAAAAGACAAGAAGCTTTAAGGTTACTTATTATAGAATGAACCCTGTTCCTGGCCTGATCTAGACTCATAGCATCCGAAAACAGTCTTTCACCAATCCCGTATCTTAAaagatcttcaattctaacatcattatcttccggAAAAGTGCACAATACAAGAAACACATTTGAGACTCTTCATTCTGAAATTCATCAAAACTTAGCTTAAGACATGAGAAAACATTTTTATGCATCCCTTTGATGTTCAATGGTCTCGATTGTCGTAGCTCAATCGCTGCATCTTCCCAATATTTCCGTTCTTTATTCCTTAAAGCCCGTCCAAGTGTCCCCAATGCTAAAGGCAAACCTCCACATTCTCTTGCAATTTCTTCTGCAAAACTGTTCAATTCTTGTGATACATTTCCTACAACCTTCTTAAAAAGATCCCATGAATCTTTTTGAGAGAGTGGATCAACAATTATACTTACATCACAACTCATTTCACTGCACACATCTAAATTTCTTGTTGTAATTACAACTTTACAATTACTCTTATCTTCCCCATAACCAATACCTATCAAAGACAATTCCAACCTCTCCCATACATCATCCAATATGATCAACTTCCGGGTTTCGTGTTTCATCCTTTCGGAAAGTCTCAATGATCTAATATGCTCAGTTTCCTCCATCAAATACAACCCTAAACCTTCTGCAATCTCTCTTTGGATCTTTCTAGAATCGGGATTTCTAGACACAGTAGCAATAACAACTTCATCAAACATACTCTTGATCTTAACATACT
Proteins encoded in this region:
- the LOC130825890 gene encoding disease resistance protein RPS5-like — encoded protein: MAATILQILVTPITELAKLFVVPLKHEVGFLLKHHNNIEDLKTKTKDLELNIEATTHAIDDARRRGEATTIDIEHWRTKAQLILTDVHKFLADFGEKESGNSKTCCTNLCRRYGSSKRAVNLAKVINEIKGSFRQIPVSRPAPPPGIEMMPMGDFEAFESTRVAMEKVIEALNFRDSHVIGVYGMGGVGKTSLIKQVAKYVKIKSMFDEVVIATVSRNPDSRKIQREIAEGLGLYLMEETEHIRSLRLSERMKHETRKLIILDDVWERLELSLIGIGYGEDKSNCKVVITTRNLDVCSEMSCDVSIIVDPLSQKDSWDLFKKVVGNVSQELNSFAEEIARECGGLPLALGTLGRALRNKERKYWEDAAIELRQSRPLNIKGMHKNVFSCLKLSFDEFQNEESQMCFLYCALFRKIMMLELKIF
- the LOC130825889 gene encoding probable disease resistance protein At4g27220 — protein: MSLDQARNRVHSIISNLKASCLLLSSTNRECVKMHDVFRDLAILIATSNDYSFMVKASSGLKEWPSNLKLQYVMRMSLTNNDFSMFEGAGEYPELILLLLQNNPSLKSISDEFFAGMKALQVLDLSNIPCLEKLPSSLSSLTNLRTLCLDDNNLKDGSVLGDLTSIEILSMRKSSFSRFPEEIRRLTNLRLLDLTDSQVGEIPSKVFSSLSHLEELYMGGSYNDWKLEKSNSSRKATLTEVLSLERLNILHIDIGYHGCLTEEIIHRQSRLKKFYIHIGERLHSPTTYPTSMCLNIPGLFGVCNPFKNWLKSFLNTAEHLSIASWKDRSCLEEFPIDCLQSLKSLHFQQCHTDICFSTALLDRFQALQELQICSCHNLDTVFLSFDDHSPKNVLPRLTNLHIHDAPNLTSLWRGVAPSTGFQTLKYIKIENCIQIKILFPLSVAKILNHLQYLELSHCDVMEAIISANEAHEIQLETQSKRQTLTDTELMLRNLHADDLFPQLQTLKLKHMKNIRCVTQPKFFLDFPNMQQLIVLSCPFLELPLGNNSLQKLIQIKAEEKWFEELEFEDRQTKISLQLKFTGISTGVQSASEN